The stretch of DNA TAAACAATAGAGAGGCAGCAGGAACATGCCTTGATCCACGGCCAAATGAACCATCTGAATCAAACGCAGCCTGGTACAAATGGACAGCTGCCAATTCTGGTACTTTAACATTCACCATCACCCCTACAGTTGCTAATGATGATATAGATTGGGTATTATATGATTTTGGATTTACCGATGATTGCTCTTTGGTTAGTCCGGCAAATGCTATTAGATGCGCCGCGGGCAGCGGTGTTACTTGTGACCCATTCTACAATAAAACCGGCATGAACCTAAATTCAACAGATTTAAGGGAAGAACCTGGTTGTCCCCCCGGACAGGATGGATTTGTAAAGTATATTGACATGGAAGAAGGACATATTTATGCACTGCTCGTCAACAACTTTTCCAGTGGCAACAATGGTTTTACTATTGAATTTGGAGGAACCGGAGAATTTCAGGGGCCAGAAGCGTCCATTAAGGTAACGGCTTTAGATCCTCCTTGTGGCAAATCTCAGCGTTTTAAGTTGGAAGCTGATGTAAAAAATGGCATTTCATACAAATGGACCTTTGGTGAGGGTGCTTCAATCGACTCCAGCAACACAATTGGTCCGCATACAATAACTTATAATACTGCAGGTATAAAAACGGCTGTATTGCAAGTTTTAGGAGAGAAGGGTTGCAATGTTATTGCCTATCAAACATTTACAGTTGGACTTAAACTTCCAATACCAAAGGTTAGAACACCCAATAAAGGATTATGCGTTTTAGATACCCTTCGACTAAATGCTGATCCAATTCCAGATGCTACATACTTTTGGACTGGTCCAAATGGCTTCACTTCCAAATTACGCAGCCCTCGCTTAATCGTCAGGGGGCCACAAACATTAGGTGAATATGTATTAAGGGTTACAAGATACGGATGTGTGAGCGATCCCGTTTCCTTAGTTTTTGATGAGCTAATTACCACACCGCAAGCTGCATTTACTACAGATCCAATAATGCCTGTAAAACTGTTTCCTCCGTATACGGTAAAATTCACCAATTTATCACAAAATGCCGATTCCTATATTTGGGATTTTGGAGATGGCAGTACTTCAACAGAAATAAATCCTCAACATGTTTATGAAAAAGATGGGGTGTATAACATCACATTAACCGCATTCAACCAGAAAAGCTGCAAGAACACAATTATTCAGGGAACCATTACAATTTCATCAGAAAGCGAGATATTTGCGCCCAATGTTATTACCCCCAATGGAGATGGACTGAACGATTCGTTTCAGGTTATCATTTCTTACTTAAAGACTTATAAAATAAGTGTTTTTGACCGATGGGGGGCAAAAATTTTTGAGTCGATAAACATAGATGACCGTTGGAATGGCACTTGCAATAACAAGCCAGTACCTCCTGCCACTTATTATTATGTTATCGACGGATTTAACTTAAGTGATAAGCCTGTACAAAAGGCCGGAGCTATTACTGTGATTTATTAGTTGATTTAATGAAAATAACCCTTATCCAGATAGGTAAAACCGAAGACAAGTATTTATTGGAAGGTATTGATAAATATGAAAAACGCCTGAAACATTATATTAACTTTTCCACAGTTACTATCCCTGCTCTAAAGAACACCAAGAATCTGAATTTTGAAGAACAGAAAAAGAAAGAAGCTGAATTGATTCTAAAGAGTATTAACAATACGGATTATGTAATCTTATTGGATGAAAAAGGTAAAGTATTTACTTCTGTCCAATTCGCCGACCAATTAAATAAGCACATGAACAGAGCTGTTCAAAATCTCGTATTTATAATTGGGGGACCATACGGGTTTGATGAAAAAATATATGCCCGTGCAAATGAAAAATTAAGTTTATCCACAATGACTTTTTCGCATCAAATGGTTCGTTTGTTCTTTATAGAACAAATATATAGGGCAAACACCATTTTAAAAGGAGAACCTTATCATCACGAATAATTTTTTTAAAAATTATCCAAATATCATTGTTAATAATATTTTTTTTGATTTAATTGTAATCATGTTACTTTAAACGTTACGATGTCATTCTAAACATGATTAAACCATGAATCTAGATCTAGAAACCAAAAAAGAAGTAAGTCTGATTTTACTTTTTTTATTGTTGATTCTGACGATCACGATTAACTTTATTGATCATTGGAAAAATGATCGATTATCGTTGCCGGTGTCGACAGAACAGCAAACCACAAAAACCATTGGCACATTAAAAAATTAAAAAAAAAGCGGAAATTATTCCGCTTTTTTTGTTTTTCTGGTCTTTTTAGGAGCTGGCTCTTCAGCTACTACAGGTGCTTCTTCTACCACAGGAGCTTCAACAGGAGATTCTGCATCCGGATCTGCTTCATTCCATAAAGGAAGCACTGATAATAATTTTACCCAGCTCACAATTTTCTTAATATCTGAAACATACACACGCTCATCATCATGATCAGGTGCTACAGATTTAAAATAATCTTTTAATATTTTATTGTCAGCTTTAGGATCAGGAACAGTAGACAGGTTTTCACCCATTTTAGCCAATATACCTTTCAACTGTAAATCGTCACTCTGACCGTATACTGTAATTTCCTGTAATGCTGCTACCTTAGCATTTCCATTAATAACGGTTTTATTTTTTGCCTCGTCTAACGATTCAAGAACAAAACCAGCTTTATTCTGGCCAATTACTTTATATAATCCTGGTTTTCCCGAAACCGCAACAATTCCTCTTAAATTCATTCTTTTAGATTTTTAATACCGATAATTACCGGGGATAAATTTGAGTACTGATCAGTGGTCAATACCTGAATCCGATTTATGCTTCTATTACTTCTACTGATAAAATTTTGTCACCCTGACGGATATCATCAACAACGTCTACATTCTCAACTACTTTACCAAAACAAGTATGATTACGGTCTAAGTGAGCTGTGTTTGCACGACTGTGACAAATGAAGAACTGAGAACCTCCGGTATTACGACCAGCATGAGCCATCGATAATACACCACGATCATGATATTGGTTATCACCATCAAGCTCACAGTTAATTTGATAACCTGGACCACCAGATCCGGCTCTGAATGCAGTTGCTTCATCCTTTGAGAACGGACAGCCAGCCTGAACAACGAAATTTGGAATTACGCGGTGAAAGGTTACACCATCATAAAAGCCTTCTTTAGCTAGCTTTACAAAGTTAGCAACAGTGTTTGGAGCATCTTTTTCAAAAAATTCCACTGTCATATCACCTTTTTCGGTCTTAATTATTGCTTTAACCATTTCTAAGCGTTTGTTGAATAAATGAGGGTCAAAAGTACGAAAAAGATATTAGTAAGCATTAGCATTTAGTAGTTTCCATTGAACATCTCAAACTCTATTGTTACTTTCATTAATCACCTGCATTAGTTAAATTTGAACATGAAGAAGGCCTTTCTCACAACTCTGCTTATTTGCATCAACTTTATTTCTTTTGCTTCATCCGTGCTTATTCCTATGGACGAAGGACAGAAAAATCATTTAAAAGCGTACGGTATAGCTTATTGGGTATTAAGCAAGCAATTAACTGTTGACTGGCTGCTGAATTATAGAGGAGGAAGCTTCCTGATTCAGAATAATGAACAAATCCAAAATGAATGCCGGATAAGGGGTGTTTCCTTTGAGGTGATTCCTGATGTACAGGTTACAGCTATTCTAAAAGAAATAAGTGATCCTGAATCAAATACTGACGTGGTTAAGCTGGAGAAAATGCCCAAAATTGCCGTTTATTCTCCAAAGAATAAATTACCGTGGGACGATGCTGTAACACTGGTTCTTACTTATGCGGAGATTCCATATACAACTTTATACGACGAAGAAATTCTTAAAGGAGAATTACCTAAATATGATTGGCTGCATATGCACCATGAGGATTTTACAGGCCAATATGGTCGTTTTTATGCACAATTTAAAATGACAGCCTGGTATCAGCAGGATGTTGCATTACAGGAACGTACAGCTCAGTCATTGGGCTATAAAAAAGTTTCTGAGATGAAATTAGCTGTTGCTAAAACCATTCGCGACTTTACTGCCGGTGGAGGTTTCTTATTCTCTATGTGTTCAGGAACTGACAGCTTTGATATCGCATTAGCTGCAGAAGGTATTGATATTTGTGAATCAATGTTTGACGGGGATTCAGCCGACCCCAATGCTAATTCTAAACTTGATTATAACAAAACATTTGCCTTTCGGAATTTCAGACTTGATATGAATCCGTATAATTATGAATTTGCCGATATAGATGTACCTCCATTAAGGGCAGTTGACGAAGCGAATGATTTGTTTACACTTTTTGAATTTTCAGCAAAATGGGATGTGGTTCCAACTATGCTTACTCAAAATCATACCCGTATTATTAAGGGTTTTATGGGCCAAACAACTGCGTTTCGCAAGTCGGTTATAAAACCTGAAATTCTGATTATGGGTGAAAATAAGGGTATGAACGAAGCTCGTTATATTCATGGTGAATATGGACAAGGCACGTGGACATTTTACGGTGGGCACGATCCTGAAGATTATCGTCACCAGGTTGGTGACCCTCCTACTGACCTTAATCTTTACCCCAATTCACCAGGTTATCGGTTAATACTAAACAATGTGCTATTTCCAGCTGCTAAGAAAAAGAAGCAGAAAACGTGATGTGAGATTTGATGTGAGATGTGATATTGTCTTATTACTCATATACAGGAAAGGGTGTTCAGAAGATTATTCTGAACACCCTTTGTTTAATTGATTCGTTAAAGTTTCTTACATCTCACATCCCATATCTCATATCTATCTAACCTTAATCATAAAATCTCCAACCTACACCAAACTTAAACGTAGCATCAGGCATTGCATATTTATCAACGATGTAATAACCTTTCTTATTAAGTCCTTGATTTAAATAATCATACTTGATCAAAAAACGAGTTCGTCGGAGTCCTGCAGTAATAAATAGATCTGCAATTGGATAATTACCAACTTCCATCATACCGTTTCCAACATAAAACTGACCTAGCTCAGGTGCATATCCCATCGACTTGAATTTGGTAAAATACCGAACATCTAATCCAATCTGAAAATCTAAGGCTTTAAACAATTTATTTTGATAATAAACGCTTTGATAGGTGTAAAAATCAGGTGCAGGCAATATATCCTTTGCATTATTTGCCTGATAGGTGAAGCTTCCCGACCAACCGAAGTGACCAAAGTTAATAGTTTGATCGGCTTTAATTCTTAAAATACTTATCAAATCGCCAGTTTGCTGGGCAATTGTTTCCGATTGAGGTGTTGCTCTATAGAAATAGGTATAATTATTAATCAGGTTATACTCTGCCGATAACCGGGTTCTTGTTAACTTATTTTCATAAGTGAATGATAGCAAATTGCTATTAATCTTTGAGAAACTATTATCGTACCTGTGAAAATTTGAACGATTCTTAGTAAAGATTATCCCAGGTTCAACATTTTGAAGAAGGGCCCTCAAATAAATATTCCCCACCTTACCCATCGATACGGTTGCTACTCCATCCAAAGACACATCGCCAATATTATAACCGGCAAAAATATAATGCCCACGTACATCTAAATCAACATTTGAAGCAATAGAGAGGCCAATACGTCCTTTTAACAAAACGTTATTTGTATTCCTCGCAAAAACCTGCATTGAATCTTGCACAAACTGCGTATAGTTAATACTTTCATAGGCAATACCTCCACCCAATGTAAACCGTTCAGCACGCCCTCTACCATATAAACTTAAATCTAAATCTGTTCTGAAATGCTTTTGTTTAATTCGATCAGCTGCATGAAGTGAGTCTAAATAATAAACTTTTCCAAAATAAGCAGTAGGTGATACTTCGTCATTCTCTCCGGAATAATCGAACTTATAATCACGCTGATCATACTGTATAGTATTTGTAACCTTAGAGTAAGGGGATTTAAATGCCTTTGCCTGGTAAACTGCATTTGTATCTCTTGCCCCCACCACATAAGACTGCTTTAAGTATAGCGACATATTACTCCAGGTAGTTAGTGAATTATTGAGATAAACACTCTCAAATTCATGCTGTTTATTAGTTGGTTCTGTAAAAAGCGTTGCATTTGTTTCGCCACCATTTTCAGGAGATTTCAAGCTGTTAAACAAGACATTTCCAAGTATGTTATATTTAAGGTTTCGCGATTGATACCAGCTCCAGGCCGAAAATAAATTATGCTTTGGTCGTTGACGAGGGTAATAGCCCTGAGATCCAATCGATTCATATTCAACACCGATATTTAGATTAGGCTTAATATTTTGTGTATGAATGAAATTAATAGAACTCTCCTTTCCCAAACCGCTAATCCAGGTAACATCTGTATATGGAGAATAAACGCGATAATAATTAACACGTTCAGGTCTGAATTCATATAATGACAAAGCTGTTTGGCCGTCATTAAAACCAATCCGGTTTCCAAATCCAGGATACATTGCACGACTGGCTAAGCCAAGATTACCAATGCTTAGATAGTAATTGTTTTTAGCGTACAGCGGACTATAATTCTGGAAATTATGAATAGAAGTATCTAGTCTCGAAAAAGCAATTGTATCCAGATCAAATTGACGAGGTTCTGCAAAACGAATCGACTTAGCGTAGAATTTCTTCACCGAATCTTTTCGGGTAAAAAAGTCTTGTAGCTTTTCCTCTTTAGCCGGTTTCTTAGTAATGGTATCTCTTCCAAAAGGGTCGCGTGCCGGGTCGTTAGGATTTACGATTTGCCCTTTAGCAACAACCGAAAACAACAAACAACAAAAGAGTAATAGAGTAAAATTTTTCAATGTTAAAATGATGAAATCAGTTCTTTCAAAATTAATGTCATCTTTGGCTCTGCCTCTTCTGCAACCTTAACAATTTCTTCGAAGGAAACTTTATTCAAAACATCTTGAAATCCTTCGTCAGTAATTACTGAAATAGCAAAAACAGGCAGACTCATGTGATTAGCCACAATTACTTCAGGCACAGTTGACATACCAACCACATCACCGCCAATAATACGTAAATAACGATATTCGGCCCGAGTTTCCAAATTAGGACCTTGTACGCTCACATAAACTCCGGTATGTGCTGTAATATTATGTGTTGCCGCAATCTCTTTGGCTTTTTTTATGAACTCAACATCATAAGGTGCTGACATATCAGGGAACCGCGGACCAAAAAAATCAAGATTGTGACCACGGAGCGGATTATCAGGCAACAAATTGATATGATCTTCGATGATCATCAGATCACCTTTTTTATAATCAGGATTCAAACTCCCACATGCATTTGATACCACTAAATGTTCAATACCAAGCAATTTCATTACTCGTACAGGAAACGTAATTTGTTGCATTGAGTAGCCTTCATAATAATGGAGACGACCCTGCATGGCTACTACATTTTTCCCGTTTAACGTACCAAATATTAGCTTACCGGCATGAAATTCAACCGTTGAAATTGGAAAATTGGGAATGTTTGAATACATCAACTCGTATTTAACATCAATGTCATCTACAAGTTTGGCTAAACCTGTTCCCAGAATAATACCTATTTCAGGTTTAAATCCTTCAATTCGTTTTTCAATATGATCTACGGTAGCACGTAACTTATCCAACATAATTTAATATCTTATTATCAAAATCTTCTTTAAAGCGATCGCAAATTTCGGCTTTAATAGGAATATAATGAATAGGTAATTGTAATACTTCGGTTTCTAACTCAGGCGCCATCAAGCGCATTGCATCCTTTTCGGTAGTAATGATTACTTTTTGCCCGCCATGAGCAGCCGATACAGAATTGTAAACATCAGCCAGTTTCTGCACATCCTTTGCCGTGAACTTGTGATGATCAAGATATTTCAGATGAGTAATATTTTTGGTCTTAACTTCCAGAAAATCAGTCAAAGGCTTCGTTTTGGCAATTCCTGTCAATAAAATTATTTCTGTTTTCCTGGTTATATCGCTTAAAGTGAATTGCTGAACGTCTGAGTTTTTATTAAGCAGTTGTAATTCACCATAATGAATATAGGAATAGAAAATTTCTTTATCGAAATAAGGACGAATTTTAGCTTCAACGACACGTTGATCTAAAGGGGAAAATATTTTAGGTGCTTTAGTAACAACGATAACATCCGCTCTTTTCATTCCTGCTTTAGATTCACGCATATTACCGGCTGGTAATAAAAATGAGCGTTCTCCAACTCTGTTATAATCTAATAACAAAATGGTGAAACCTGCTTTCACTTTCCGGTGCTGAAACGCATCATCCAACAAAATAACCTGCTGATCATCCTTAACAGTATTTATCGCCTTTACCCTGTTTTCGCTTGCAACTACAGTTACCTCAGGAAATTTCGTATTAAATTGCATCGGCTCATCAC from Solitalea canadensis DSM 3403 encodes:
- a CDS encoding peptidylprolyl isomerase; its protein translation is MVKAIIKTEKGDMTVEFFEKDAPNTVANFVKLAKEGFYDGVTFHRVIPNFVVQAGCPFSKDEATAFRAGSGGPGYQINCELDGDNQYHDRGVLSMAHAGRNTGGSQFFICHSRANTAHLDRNHTCFGKVVENVDVVDDIRQGDKILSVEVIEA
- a CDS encoding DUF5606 family protein, with protein sequence MNLRGIVAVSGKPGLYKVIGQNKAGFVLESLDEAKNKTVINGNAKVAALQEITVYGQSDDLQLKGILAKMGENLSTVPDPKADNKILKDYFKSVAPDHDDERVYVSDIKKIVSWVKLLSVLPLWNEADPDAESPVEAPVVEEAPVVAEEPAPKKTRKTKKAE
- a CDS encoding T9SS type B sorting domain-containing protein, giving the protein MALKFYVTLFLVLFLHSFLVCNAQSIPNDECANATPLLNIINYCSADGAFNNANATPSNVPQPQQWPSIGKDVWFKFTAVALDINITVSGDVNGMGGSLIDPLIQLYSGNCTTFNELFSSNLKNGNVSTLYKGGLSIGQVYYIRISAENNNDGTFKLCANNYNPILKAGQDCGSASVLCNKDAFTQTNVVGAGLNNREAAGTCLDPRPNEPSESNAAWYKWTAANSGTLTFTITPTVANDDIDWVLYDFGFTDDCSLVSPANAIRCAAGSGVTCDPFYNKTGMNLNSTDLREEPGCPPGQDGFVKYIDMEEGHIYALLVNNFSSGNNGFTIEFGGTGEFQGPEASIKVTALDPPCGKSQRFKLEADVKNGISYKWTFGEGASIDSSNTIGPHTITYNTAGIKTAVLQVLGEKGCNVIAYQTFTVGLKLPIPKVRTPNKGLCVLDTLRLNADPIPDATYFWTGPNGFTSKLRSPRLIVRGPQTLGEYVLRVTRYGCVSDPVSLVFDELITTPQAAFTTDPIMPVKLFPPYTVKFTNLSQNADSYIWDFGDGSTSTEINPQHVYEKDGVYNITLTAFNQKSCKNTIIQGTITISSESEIFAPNVITPNGDGLNDSFQVIISYLKTYKISVFDRWGAKIFESINIDDRWNGTCNNKPVPPATYYYVIDGFNLSDKPVQKAGAITVIY
- a CDS encoding purine-nucleoside phosphorylase; this encodes MLDKLRATVDHIEKRIEGFKPEIGIILGTGLAKLVDDIDVKYELMYSNIPNFPISTVEFHAGKLIFGTLNGKNVVAMQGRLHYYEGYSMQQITFPVRVMKLLGIEHLVVSNACGSLNPDYKKGDLMIIEDHINLLPDNPLRGHNLDFFGPRFPDMSAPYDVEFIKKAKEIAATHNITAHTGVYVSVQGPNLETRAEYRYLRIIGGDVVGMSTVPEVIVANHMSLPVFAISVITDEGFQDVLNKVSFEEIVKVAEEAEPKMTLILKELISSF
- the rlmH gene encoding 23S rRNA (pseudouridine(1915)-N(3))-methyltransferase RlmH, which encodes MKITLIQIGKTEDKYLLEGIDKYEKRLKHYINFSTVTIPALKNTKNLNFEEQKKKEAELILKSINNTDYVILLDEKGKVFTSVQFADQLNKHMNRAVQNLVFIIGGPYGFDEKIYARANEKLSLSTMTFSHQMVRLFFIEQIYRANTILKGEPYHHE
- a CDS encoding putative porin: MKNFTLLLFCCLLFSVVAKGQIVNPNDPARDPFGRDTITKKPAKEEKLQDFFTRKDSVKKFYAKSIRFAEPRQFDLDTIAFSRLDTSIHNFQNYSPLYAKNNYYLSIGNLGLASRAMYPGFGNRIGFNDGQTALSLYEFRPERVNYYRVYSPYTDVTWISGLGKESSINFIHTQNIKPNLNIGVEYESIGSQGYYPRQRPKHNLFSAWSWYQSRNLKYNILGNVLFNSLKSPENGGETNATLFTEPTNKQHEFESVYLNNSLTTWSNMSLYLKQSYVVGARDTNAVYQAKAFKSPYSKVTNTIQYDQRDYKFDYSGENDEVSPTAYFGKVYYLDSLHAADRIKQKHFRTDLDLSLYGRGRAERFTLGGGIAYESINYTQFVQDSMQVFARNTNNVLLKGRIGLSIASNVDLDVRGHYIFAGYNIGDVSLDGVATVSMGKVGNIYLRALLQNVEPGIIFTKNRSNFHRYDNSFSKINSNLLSFTYENKLTRTRLSAEYNLINNYTYFYRATPQSETIAQQTGDLISILRIKADQTINFGHFGWSGSFTYQANNAKDILPAPDFYTYQSVYYQNKLFKALDFQIGLDVRYFTKFKSMGYAPELGQFYVGNGMMEVGNYPIADLFITAGLRRTRFLIKYDYLNQGLNKKGYYIVDKYAMPDATFKFGVGWRFYD
- the lpxK gene encoding tetraacyldisaccharide 4'-kinase, with translation MSAFRLLLLPFSLIYGLVVKLRNNFYNKGIFHSHEFDIPVIAVGNLEVGGAGKTPMIEYLIRLLSPEKKIATISRGYGRKTKGMIIADENSSAQEIGDEPMQFNTKFPEVTVVASENRVKAINTVKDDQQVILLDDAFQHRKVKAGFTILLLDYNRVGERSFLLPAGNMRESKAGMKRADVIVVTKAPKIFSPLDQRVVEAKIRPYFDKEIFYSYIHYGELQLLNKNSDVQQFTLSDITRKTEIILLTGIAKTKPLTDFLEVKTKNITHLKYLDHHKFTAKDVQKLADVYNSVSAAHGGQKVIITTEKDAMRLMAPELETEVLQLPIHYIPIKAEICDRFKEDFDNKILNYVG